One segment of Ipomoea triloba cultivar NCNSP0323 chromosome 12, ASM357664v1 DNA contains the following:
- the LOC115997920 gene encoding peroxidase 51-like yields MGQLTLLVSVLSVSLCLFCASAQLRQNYYSNVCPNVENIVKNVVTQKFQQTFVTVPATLRLFFHDCFVEGCDASVVVASTAGNTAEKDHPDNLSLAGDGFDTVIKAKAAVDAIPSCKNKVSCADILAIATRDVISLAGGPWYPVELGRLDGLVSKAANVEGRLPKPTFNLNQLNSMFASHGLSQTDMIALSAAHTLGFSHCNRFSNRIYNFSPKSPVDPTLNKQYASQLQANCPRNVNPLIAINMDPVTPRTFDNVYFKNLQKGMGLFTSDQVLYTDSRSKSTVDLWANNPKAFQNAFKVAITKLGRVGVKTGRNGNIRFDCGRFN; encoded by the exons ATGGGTCAACTAACTCTCCTCGTGTCTGTGCTCTCAGTCTCTCTTTGCCTCTTCTGTGCCTCTGCACAGCTCCGACAGAACTATTACTCCAACGTGTGCCCCAATGTCGAAAACATCGTCAAAAACGTTGTCACCCAAAAATTTCAGCAGACTTTCGTCACCGTCCCTGCCACTCTCCGTCTCTTCTTCCATGATTGCTTCGTCGAG GGATGTGATGCCTCGGTGGTGGTGGCGTCGACGGCGGGAAACACGGCGGAGAAGGACCACCCGGATAATCTGTCGCTGGCCGGAGATGGGTTTGACACGGTTATCAAGGCAAAGGCGGCGGTTGATGCAATCCCAAGCTGCAAAAACAAAGTCTCGTGTGCCGATATTCTTGCCATTGCCACCCGTGACGTTATCTCTCTG GCCGGGGGTCCATGGTACCCGGTTGAGTTGGGAAGACTTGACGGTTTAGTATCAAAGGCAGCCAACGTTGAAGGGAGACTACCAAAGCCAACCTTCAATTTGAATCAACTAAACTCCATGTTTGCTTCTCATGGTCTTTCTCAAACCGACATGATTGCTCTTTCAG CTGCCCATACGCTAGGATTTTCTCACTGCAACAGATTTTCCAATCGGATTTATAATTTTAGCCCGAAAAGCCCGGTGGACCCGACTCTGAACAAGCAATATGCGTCTCAATTACAAGCAAATTGCCCTAGAAATGTTAACCCACTGATAGCAATCAATATGGACCCGGTCACGCCCAGAACATTCGACAATGTTTATTTCAAGAATCTGCAAAAGGGAATGGGTTTATTCACTTCTGATCAAGTTTTGTACACGGATTCACGCTCCAAATCCACTGTAGACTTGTGGGCAAACAACCCTAAAGCCTTCCAAAATGCTTTCAAAGTTGCTATTACTAAACTGGGTCGGGTTGGTGTCAAGACCGGGCGGAATGGGAATATCCGTTTTGATTGTGGAAGGTTTAACTAA